A genomic region of Gemmata massiliana contains the following coding sequences:
- a CDS encoding FG-GAP repeat domain-containing protein, producing the protein MSRRLRLEQLEARDVPATFAAFSNSPIGVGNRPLGVTSADLDGDGDIDLATANYTNGTVSILLNDGTGAFSAAPAATTGTGPTRIVSADLDGDGDIDLATANYSGSNNVSILLNDGTGSFTLASSVTAGIFPYGIVAADLDGDGDVDLATADYADDTASILLNDGTGSFTAAPAVGVGDRPSGIAAADLDGDGDVDLAVANYNDDTVSILLNNGAGFFTAAPVATTGSFPAGVAAADLDGDGDIDLATANTNGQGISILLNDGTGSFTLASGVTTGAHPVDLLAADLDGDGDTDLAVTNRDNNTVRIVLNNGAGSFAAASILSAGAKPQRIVSADFDGDGRPDLAAGNANSNDITLFQNTTPFSADIQVTATGPASAANGSTVTYTVTVTNAGPQTATLVGFTVPLPAGLSGVTFTSSATGGASGNKASGSGAVSDTLALPTGATITYTIQGTFSAASVAIAATATPPTGVIDLTPVDATDTASTLLAVVPSPPPPPAPTSPPPPPAVPGRLFAVGTGGGVEARVNVYNADGSLRFTLVPYIGFAGGAHIAVGDVNNDGTPDIVTGAGAGAGPHVKVFDGATGAELASFFAFDPNFHGGVNVGAADLDGDGRAEILVGAGAGADPHVTVFRFAGLTRIASFLAFDAKFAGGVTVTGDTGKIVVGAGTGSHVKVFNATSLALESSFLAFDAGFRGVISVGADQGKVVVGASTGSQVKVFSQSGTEQASFLAFDAGFAGGVRVGAGGSALVVGVGTGATPAVRRYDLLTLAPIDSFLSLGAGAPGGVFVG; encoded by the coding sequence ATGTCCCGCCGCCTCCGACTCGAACAGCTCGAAGCCCGAGACGTACCCGCAACCTTTGCTGCCTTCTCTAACTCACCGATCGGAGTCGGTAACAGACCGCTCGGGGTCACGTCGGCGGACCTGGACGGGGACGGGGACATCGATCTCGCCACCGCCAACTACACCAACGGTACGGTCAGCATTTTGCTCAACGACGGGACCGGGGCTTTCAGTGCCGCACCCGCCGCCACGACCGGCACCGGCCCGACCAGGATCGTGTCGGCGGACCTGGACGGGGACGGGGACATCGATCTCGCTACCGCGAATTACAGTGGCAGCAACAATGTCAGCATTTTGCTCAACGACGGGACCGGCTCGTTCACGCTCGCGTCTTCCGTAACCGCGGGCATCTTCCCGTATGGGATCGTGGCCGCGGACCTGGACGGAGACGGTGACGTCGACCTCGCCACGGCCGATTACGCCGACGACACCGCGAGCATTTTGCTCAACGACGGGACCGGTTCCTTTACGGCCGCCCCCGCTGTGGGTGTGGGGGATCGTCCCAGTGGTATCGCAGCGGCGGACCTGGACGGGGACGGTGACGTCGACCTCGCGGTCGCCAATTACAACGATGACACCGTGAGCATTTTGCTCAACAACGGGGCCGGTTTCTTTACGGCCGCGCCCGTTGCGACCACTGGAAGCTTCCCGGCTGGCGTCGCAGCGGCGGACCTGGACGGGGACGGTGACATCGACCTCGCCACGGCCAATACGAACGGTCAGGGTATCAGCATTTTGCTCAACGACGGGACCGGCTCGTTCACGCTCGCGTCCGGTGTGACTACGGGCGCTCACCCCGTGGACCTGCTGGCCGCGGACCTGGACGGGGACGGGGACACCGACCTCGCGGTCACCAACCGCGACAACAACACCGTGCGCATCGTGCTCAACAATGGGGCCGGGAGTTTCGCTGCCGCCTCGATCCTCTCCGCTGGGGCCAAACCGCAAAGGATCGTGTCGGCGGACTTTGACGGGGACGGGCGACCGGACCTCGCGGCCGGTAACGCAAATAGCAATGACATCACGCTGTTCCAGAATACGACCCCGTTCTCGGCGGACATCCAGGTAACCGCTACCGGTCCGGCGTCGGCCGCGAACGGGTCCACCGTTACCTACACGGTCACCGTGACCAATGCCGGACCCCAAACGGCCACGCTCGTCGGGTTCACGGTTCCCCTGCCCGCGGGCCTGAGCGGGGTTACGTTCACCAGTTCCGCGACCGGTGGCGCGAGCGGGAATAAGGCCAGTGGTTCGGGGGCCGTGAGTGACACGCTCGCGCTCCCCACCGGAGCCACAATCACTTACACGATCCAAGGCACATTTAGCGCGGCGAGCGTCGCCATCGCGGCCACCGCGACCCCGCCAACGGGTGTCATCGACCTCACGCCTGTGGACGCCACCGACACGGCGTCCACGCTGCTCGCGGTCGTACCCTCGCCACCCCCACCGCCCGCACCGACCTCACCTCCGCCCCCGCCCGCTGTACCCGGGCGCCTGTTCGCGGTGGGGACGGGGGGCGGTGTCGAGGCCCGGGTGAACGTGTACAACGCGGACGGCTCCCTGCGATTCACTCTGGTCCCGTACATCGGGTTCGCGGGGGGAGCCCACATCGCGGTGGGGGACGTGAACAATGACGGCACTCCGGACATCGTGACCGGCGCCGGAGCGGGGGCCGGACCGCACGTGAAGGTGTTCGACGGCGCGACCGGGGCCGAACTCGCGAGCTTCTTCGCGTTCGATCCCAACTTCCACGGCGGAGTCAATGTGGGCGCTGCGGACCTCGACGGAGACGGGCGCGCCGAGATCCTCGTTGGCGCGGGCGCCGGGGCCGATCCGCACGTTACCGTGTTCCGGTTCGCGGGCCTCACTCGAATCGCGAGTTTCCTGGCGTTCGATGCCAAGTTCGCGGGTGGGGTTACGGTCACCGGCGATACGGGCAAAATCGTGGTCGGGGCCGGCACCGGTTCGCACGTGAAGGTGTTCAACGCGACTTCGCTCGCGCTCGAATCGAGCTTCCTGGCGTTCGATGCGGGGTTCCGGGGCGTAATCAGCGTGGGGGCGGATCAGGGAAAGGTCGTGGTCGGCGCGAGTACCGGTTCGCAGGTGAAAGTGTTCAGCCAATCCGGGACCGAACAGGCGAGCTTCCTGGCGTTCGATGCCGGGTTCGCGGGCGGAGTTCGGGTCGGTGCCGGTGGGTCGGCGCTAGTAGTTGGTGTAGGCACAGGGGCGACTCCTGCGGTGCGCCGCTATGACTTGCTCACGCTTGCCCCGATCGACTCGTTCCTCTCGCTCGGGGCCGGTGCGCCCGGGGGCGTGTTCGTCGGGTGA
- a CDS encoding DsrE family protein, with the protein MQKALLGIVAALLATASAVAEEPAKLVFPIIPNAGGVVSLPKAAEQPRKGAKVVFDVTADAKPTDINKGLERAARLLNLYGAAGLKASDVKIALVFHGEATKTALTDEASKAKFGIDKNPNAALLRDLRNAGVEVFVCGQALNYKGFKEADVAKDVSVAAAALTVIINRQADGYAYVPVN; encoded by the coding sequence ATGCAGAAAGCACTTCTGGGAATAGTCGCGGCTCTACTGGCGACCGCTAGCGCGGTCGCCGAGGAACCAGCCAAACTCGTCTTCCCGATCATCCCGAACGCGGGCGGTGTGGTATCGCTGCCGAAAGCCGCAGAACAACCCCGCAAAGGAGCCAAAGTCGTTTTCGACGTCACAGCGGACGCCAAACCCACCGACATCAACAAAGGACTCGAACGGGCCGCTCGGCTGCTGAACCTCTACGGCGCGGCCGGGTTAAAGGCGTCCGATGTCAAAATCGCCCTCGTGTTCCACGGCGAAGCCACCAAAACAGCTCTCACCGACGAAGCGTCCAAAGCGAAGTTCGGGATCGATAAGAACCCCAACGCGGCACTCCTCCGCGACCTGCGGAACGCCGGCGTCGAGGTATTCGTTTGTGGCCAAGCCCTGAATTACAAAGGGTTTAAAGAGGCCGACGTCGCAAAGGACGTTTCGGTCGCGGCCGCGGCCCTAACCGTCATCATCAACCGACAAGCAGACGGTTACGCATACGTACCCGTAAACTGA
- a CDS encoding prenyltransferase/squalene oxidase repeat-containing protein gives MAGGPLAALQVGAFAQPSSGLSSDTGAEFITPDTQAAIDRGLELLAQSQLANGSFEGRLRGSTAGVTGLSGLALLGAGNQPGRGKYGRNVSRVVDYVTGSLADTNSGFLGDNPFNRLASPQYATYGHGFASLFLAEVCGMLPDVQSQKKVRAVLEKATAFAVAAQNAEGGWRYEPNALPADVSVTVAMMMALRAARNAGVFVPKDVVRRGAKYIRDCQLTDGGFRYFRSIGLPESAFARSAAAVVGLYSASIPEDEKVNSAAIERGLRYLRQFVPNRQFSQHELSPAHYYYYGQYYAALAMWSAGGDYWRTWFPAIRDELLGRARANDGTWSGDQHGSAYATAMSLIVLQLPNNYLPILQK, from the coding sequence TTGGCGGGCGGACCTCTCGCGGCCCTTCAAGTGGGTGCGTTCGCCCAACCGAGTAGCGGCCTATCTTCTGACACGGGCGCGGAGTTCATTACACCCGATACACAAGCGGCCATCGACCGGGGATTGGAGCTGCTCGCACAGAGTCAGTTGGCCAACGGGTCGTTCGAGGGCCGGCTCCGCGGGTCCACAGCGGGCGTCACCGGGCTGAGCGGGCTGGCCCTGCTCGGGGCCGGGAACCAGCCCGGGCGCGGGAAGTACGGGCGGAACGTGAGCCGCGTCGTCGATTACGTCACCGGATCGCTCGCGGACACGAATTCCGGGTTCCTGGGCGACAACCCATTTAATCGGCTCGCGAGCCCGCAGTATGCGACCTACGGTCACGGATTCGCGAGCCTGTTCCTGGCCGAAGTGTGCGGGATGCTCCCGGACGTTCAGAGCCAGAAGAAGGTGCGCGCGGTCCTGGAAAAGGCGACCGCGTTCGCGGTGGCCGCGCAGAACGCCGAGGGCGGGTGGCGCTACGAGCCGAACGCGCTGCCCGCGGACGTGTCGGTGACGGTGGCGATGATGATGGCCCTGCGCGCGGCCCGGAACGCGGGCGTGTTCGTGCCCAAAGATGTGGTCCGGCGCGGGGCCAAGTACATCCGCGACTGCCAACTGACCGACGGCGGATTCCGCTACTTCAGGAGCATTGGACTGCCCGAGTCCGCGTTCGCGCGCAGTGCGGCGGCGGTCGTCGGGCTGTACAGCGCGAGCATCCCCGAGGACGAGAAGGTCAACAGCGCGGCCATCGAGCGCGGGCTCCGGTACCTGCGACAGTTCGTGCCCAACCGCCAGTTCAGCCAGCACGAACTGTCCCCGGCTCACTACTACTACTATGGCCAGTATTACGCGGCTCTGGCGATGTGGTCGGCGGGCGGGGACTACTGGCGCACCTGGTTCCCCGCGATCCGCGACGAACTCCTCGGGCGCGCCCGAGCCAACGACGGCACCTGGAGCGGCGATCAACACGGCTCGGCGTATGCGACCGCCATGAGCCTGATCGTGCTCCAGTTGCCCAACAACTACCTGCCCATCTTGCAGAAATAG
- a CDS encoding class I SAM-dependent methyltransferase has product MLNRSSLAPLPAGAEVRNTVPSVAWEETPCPLCGTDAGAPVLEAPDPLPAAGTGLVFAVVRCASCGLTYTNPRPTERTMAGFYPIDYQPHRRPRKIRQSRRARPFWARLSGRPCAERRGVLPWPGPGRLLDFGCGAGSFLKTMADQGWQVTGLDASVGAVEQAREQLGLAALVGTLPHADLQPGSFDVVTMWHSLEHVHKPLSLLREAFRLLVPGGKLIIATPNIDSLPYKLFGHSWFGLDLPRHLTHFTPITLTTMLQSAGFRPEPVRHLRHSDWLRSSARLADRNGRSGLFTKLLRWKPTARLAAWLCYVTSASDCIVCVAERPA; this is encoded by the coding sequence ATGCTGAACCGCTCTTCACTCGCGCCCCTACCCGCCGGCGCGGAAGTGCGTAACACGGTCCCGAGCGTCGCGTGGGAAGAAACGCCCTGCCCGCTCTGCGGTACCGACGCGGGCGCGCCCGTTCTCGAAGCCCCGGACCCGCTCCCGGCCGCCGGTACGGGACTGGTGTTCGCGGTAGTGCGCTGCGCGAGCTGCGGGCTGACGTACACGAACCCGCGCCCGACCGAGCGCACGATGGCGGGGTTCTACCCGATCGACTACCAGCCGCACCGCCGCCCCCGGAAGATCCGGCAGTCGCGCCGGGCGCGGCCGTTCTGGGCGCGCCTGTCCGGGCGCCCGTGCGCGGAGCGCCGCGGGGTGCTGCCGTGGCCCGGTCCCGGGCGCCTGCTCGACTTCGGTTGCGGCGCGGGAAGCTTCTTAAAGACGATGGCCGATCAGGGCTGGCAGGTGACCGGGCTCGACGCCTCTGTCGGGGCCGTAGAACAAGCACGCGAGCAACTCGGGCTGGCCGCACTGGTCGGCACGCTGCCCCACGCGGACCTGCAACCCGGTTCGTTCGACGTAGTCACCATGTGGCACTCGCTCGAACACGTCCACAAGCCGCTTAGTCTCTTACGAGAAGCGTTCCGACTGCTGGTGCCCGGCGGCAAGCTCATCATCGCGACGCCGAACATCGACAGCCTGCCCTACAAGCTGTTCGGCCACTCGTGGTTCGGACTGGATCTCCCGCGCCACCTCACGCACTTCACTCCGATCACGCTAACCACGATGTTACAGAGCGCCGGGTTCCGCCCCGAACCGGTGCGCCACTTGCGGCACAGCGACTGGCTCCGCTCCAGCGCGCGCCTCGCCGACCGCAACGGCCGCAGCGGGCTGTTCACGAAGCTGTTGCGGTGGAAGCCAACGGCCCGACTCGCGGCCTGGTTGTGCTACGTCACCAGCGCGTCAGACTGCATCGTCTGCGTCGCCGAGCGCCCGGCGTGA
- a CDS encoding acetyltransferase — MHIRPIEPADREPLVDVWLRSVRATHTFLSEQDVQSLLPLVRDYLLSEEPEFWVLCAESGALMGFMGMSGSKMDALFLDPQFHRSGGGRRLVRHAQELRGELTTNVNEQNPAALRFYEACGFVVEGRSEVDDAGRPFPLLHLRLPAPRRSTSEN; from the coding sequence ATGCACATCCGACCGATCGAACCAGCGGACCGCGAGCCACTGGTGGACGTTTGGCTGCGGTCGGTGCGCGCGACACACACATTCCTGTCAGAACAGGACGTCCAGTCTCTGCTCCCTCTGGTCCGGGATTACCTGCTGTCCGAGGAGCCCGAGTTCTGGGTTCTCTGTGCGGAGTCCGGGGCGCTGATGGGCTTCATGGGGATGTCTGGGAGCAAGATGGACGCGCTGTTTTTGGACCCGCAGTTCCACCGCAGCGGGGGCGGGCGCCGGCTAGTGCGACACGCTCAGGAGCTTCGGGGCGAACTGACGACGAACGTCAACGAACAGAACCCCGCGGCGCTGCGGTTCTACGAGGCGTGCGGGTTCGTCGTAGAGGGGCGCTCGGAGGTGGACGACGCGGGGCGGCCGTTCCCGCTGTTGCACCTGCGCTTGCCGGCTCCGAGGCGGTCAACGAGCGAGAACTGA
- a CDS encoding FAD-dependent oxidoreductase — protein sequence MNRRAFLSLSAFTPFAHMLPAYGQMRDPAKPERELTADLVIFGAGVGGIACALAAARKGLKVILTEEYDWIGGQLTAQAVPPDEHTWIETQGSTKTYRAFRAKVRDYYRRSYPLTEDAAKNRLLNPGAGSVSKLCHEPRVALAVLLEMLAPHLASGRVKLLQPFRAMSAQTDGDTITAVFGQFKNGKPINLVAPYFADATETGDLLPIAKVEYVTGAESSSDTREPHAPDRAQPNNHQAFTICFAMDYEADKDNTIEKPVGYNQWRDYVPKMTPAWPGNLLSWDMADPKTLKTRAVGFDPTGAAVKGLNLWTYRRIVAKDNFADGSGLSDVCLVNWPQNDYWLGNLYGNGKEGWEHQLAGRRLSECLFYWMQTEAPHPSGKKEGWKGLRLRGDVTGTEDGDGLAMAPYIRESRRIKAQFTVTENHVGVDARAKHLGKKPGEFTAEQFKDSVGTGSYRIDLHPSSGGDNYIDVSSLPFQIPLGTLIPERVENLLPACKNIGTTHITNGCYRLHPVEWSIGEAVGELVAFCTTKKRVPRQVRKDAKLLADFQTELSNAGCDLDWPANIAKTVR from the coding sequence ATGAACCGTCGCGCGTTCCTCTCGCTCTCGGCGTTCACGCCGTTCGCACACATGCTGCCGGCCTACGGGCAGATGCGCGACCCGGCCAAACCGGAGCGCGAACTCACGGCCGATCTGGTGATCTTCGGTGCCGGGGTGGGCGGGATCGCGTGCGCGCTGGCCGCAGCGCGCAAAGGGTTGAAGGTGATTCTCACCGAAGAATACGACTGGATCGGCGGCCAGCTTACGGCCCAAGCTGTTCCGCCGGACGAGCACACGTGGATCGAGACCCAGGGGAGCACCAAAACTTACCGGGCCTTCCGCGCAAAAGTGCGCGACTACTACCGCCGCTCGTACCCGCTGACCGAGGACGCGGCGAAGAACCGGCTCCTGAACCCCGGCGCCGGCAGCGTGTCGAAGCTGTGTCACGAGCCGCGCGTCGCGCTGGCGGTTCTACTGGAGATGCTCGCACCTCACCTTGCGAGCGGGCGCGTGAAACTGCTCCAGCCGTTCCGCGCGATGAGCGCCCAAACCGACGGCGACACCATCACCGCGGTGTTCGGCCAATTCAAGAACGGCAAACCCATTAATCTGGTCGCCCCCTACTTCGCGGACGCGACCGAAACCGGCGACCTACTGCCGATAGCAAAAGTCGAATACGTGACCGGCGCGGAATCGAGCAGTGACACCCGCGAGCCCCACGCCCCGGACCGCGCCCAGCCGAACAACCACCAAGCGTTCACGATCTGCTTCGCGATGGACTACGAAGCCGACAAAGACAACACGATCGAGAAGCCCGTGGGCTACAACCAGTGGCGCGACTACGTCCCGAAGATGACTCCCGCGTGGCCCGGGAACCTGTTGTCGTGGGACATGGCCGACCCGAAGACCCTCAAAACGCGCGCGGTAGGGTTCGACCCAACCGGAGCGGCCGTAAAGGGACTGAACCTGTGGACCTATCGCCGGATCGTTGCGAAGGACAACTTCGCCGACGGCTCCGGGCTGAGCGACGTGTGCCTCGTCAACTGGCCGCAAAACGACTACTGGCTCGGGAACCTGTACGGCAACGGTAAGGAGGGGTGGGAACACCAGCTCGCCGGGCGCCGGCTCAGCGAATGCCTCTTCTACTGGATGCAAACCGAGGCGCCGCACCCCAGCGGGAAAAAAGAGGGCTGGAAGGGTCTGCGCCTCCGCGGGGACGTGACCGGAACCGAAGACGGCGACGGACTGGCGATGGCCCCCTACATTCGGGAGAGCCGCCGCATCAAGGCGCAATTCACCGTGACCGAGAACCACGTCGGGGTCGATGCACGGGCCAAGCACCTCGGCAAGAAGCCGGGCGAGTTCACCGCGGAACAGTTCAAGGACTCCGTCGGGACCGGGAGCTACCGCATCGACCTGCACCCGTCGTCCGGCGGGGACAATTACATTGATGTGAGTTCGCTGCCGTTCCAGATCCCGCTCGGCACCCTGATCCCCGAGCGCGTCGAGAACCTGCTCCCGGCCTGCAAGAACATCGGCACCACGCACATCACGAACGGCTGCTATCGATTGCACCCGGTCGAGTGGAGCATCGGCGAAGCGGTGGGCGAGTTGGTCGCGTTCTGCACCACGAAGAAGCGCGTTCCGCGCCAGGTCCGCAAGGACGCGAAACTGCTCGCGGACTTCCAAACGGAACTCTCGAACGCCGGGTGCGACCTCGACTGGCCCGCGAACATCGCGAAGACCGTGCGGTAA
- a CDS encoding DUF1559 domain-containing protein, whose product MPNTHFSRRTGFTLIELLVVIAIIAILIGLLLPAVQKVREAAARMKCQNNLKQLSLACHNCESSNGRFPIGSQGNDPATGLNSLTKRRKPFVADVLPYIEQDALYKNYDQTVDFNHANNTLSRSQKLTLFQCPSDQTQEPWSPTNDYKGNYGVNWGRWAFFDQGGPTSNPAPLNVGTAGRSPFWLEFGAKFTDMTDGTSNTLCLMEMLQPPRDHSGDTTDRRGRIWNNDSACYEISARITPNSQSGDYGQCIDNLQQGWPCIRDAAGDPRNFFMGSRSRHTGGVSVSLCDGSVRFIRNSIDLTTWAGMSSMAGGEVLGEF is encoded by the coding sequence ATGCCCAACACTCACTTTTCCCGCCGCACTGGTTTTACGCTCATTGAACTCCTGGTGGTGATCGCGATAATCGCGATCCTCATTGGGTTGCTGTTGCCCGCCGTGCAGAAGGTGCGCGAAGCGGCCGCGCGCATGAAGTGCCAGAACAACCTCAAACAGTTGTCCCTCGCGTGTCACAACTGCGAGTCCAGCAACGGCCGGTTCCCGATCGGTAGCCAGGGGAACGACCCGGCGACCGGGCTCAACAGCCTCACCAAGCGCCGCAAGCCGTTCGTCGCCGACGTCCTGCCGTACATCGAGCAGGACGCGCTTTACAAGAACTACGACCAGACGGTCGACTTCAACCACGCCAACAACACGCTGTCCCGGTCGCAGAAGCTCACGCTGTTCCAGTGCCCGTCGGACCAGACCCAGGAGCCGTGGTCGCCGACCAACGACTACAAGGGAAACTACGGAGTGAACTGGGGCCGGTGGGCGTTCTTCGACCAGGGCGGGCCGACCAGCAACCCCGCTCCGCTGAATGTCGGGACCGCGGGCCGGTCCCCGTTCTGGCTCGAGTTCGGCGCCAAGTTCACGGACATGACCGACGGAACCAGCAACACCCTGTGCCTGATGGAGATGCTCCAACCGCCGCGTGACCACTCGGGGGACACGACCGACCGGCGCGGGCGGATCTGGAACAACGACTCCGCGTGCTACGAGATCTCGGCCCGGATCACCCCGAACAGCCAGTCCGGGGACTACGGTCAGTGCATCGACAACTTGCAACAAGGGTGGCCGTGTATCCGAGACGCCGCGGGCGACCCGCGGAACTTCTTCATGGGCAGCCGGAGCCGGCACACCGGGGGTGTGAGCGTTTCCTTGTGTGATGGGAGCGTCCGGTTCATCCGCAACTCGATCGACCTCACCACCTGGGCCGGCATGAGCAGCATGGCCGGCGGTGAAGTGCTGGGGGAGTTCTAA
- a CDS encoding DinB family protein: MPPTGELARIDDELRRAYDGDCWHGPPLLEVLQGITAQTAAAQHPPLTHSIWALVNHLAAWIEVAARRITEWRAINEPDAGNFPPVTDTSDTAWAATLKDLDRQHKALLGVVANLAPEKLDSTVPGKNYAVAVMLHGTSQHYAYHAGQIALLKKLVSK; this comes from the coding sequence ATGCCACCCACCGGTGAACTCGCCCGGATCGACGACGAACTCCGGCGCGCCTACGACGGCGATTGCTGGCACGGCCCTCCTCTACTCGAAGTGTTGCAGGGCATCACCGCACAGACCGCCGCGGCGCAGCACCCACCACTTACGCACTCCATCTGGGCACTCGTGAACCACCTCGCGGCGTGGATCGAGGTCGCGGCCCGACGAATCACCGAATGGCGCGCGATCAACGAACCCGATGCGGGCAACTTCCCGCCCGTCACCGACACCAGCGACACGGCGTGGGCGGCGACCCTCAAAGACCTCGATCGCCAGCACAAAGCACTGCTCGGTGTGGTTGCGAACCTCGCCCCCGAGAAGCTTGACTCCACAGTACCCGGCAAAAACTACGCGGTGGCCGTGATGCTCCACGGCACGAGCCAGCACTACGCCTACCACGCCGGACAAATCGCTCTGCTCAAGAAGCTGGTGAGCAAGTAG
- a CDS encoding response regulator: MPNRPASHLRVLVIDDEADTADSLARVLALHGFTASIATSGADALLILESDPPDVVVTDLLMPGVDGFEIARRVRSLVPRRPLLVAVTGAARETLDAAEESGFDLVLMKPADPILIVGVLRRFERLFAIAG, encoded by the coding sequence ATGCCGAATCGTCCGGCCTCCCACCTTCGCGTGTTGGTAATCGATGACGAAGCGGACACCGCCGATAGCTTAGCCCGGGTACTCGCGCTCCACGGATTCACTGCGTCCATCGCGACGAGCGGGGCCGACGCGCTCCTGATTTTGGAATCGGACCCGCCCGACGTTGTGGTGACGGACCTGCTCATGCCCGGTGTGGACGGGTTCGAGATCGCGCGCCGGGTTCGGTCCCTGGTCCCGCGGCGCCCGCTCCTGGTGGCTGTAACCGGCGCCGCGCGCGAGACACTCGACGCGGCCGAAGAGAGCGGGTTCGATCTGGTCCTCATGAAGCCCGCGGACCCGATCCTGATCGTCGGCGTGTTGCGCCGGTTCGAGCGCCTCTTTGCCATAGCGGGGTAA
- a CDS encoding prenyltransferase/squalene oxidase repeat-containing protein produces the protein MPRNWLRVILAVCVASSVLASQPARADEKKDKEQKKAIDTAVERGLEYLKKTQAQDGHWEVAGGQYPTSMTALAGMAFLMEGSTLKEGKYSDQVKKAVDWFLAPSRQQANGMLGDTRNPTESVRYMYGQGFGTMFLASVYGEEEDKEQREKLEKLLKKAVEFICKAQTLKKFRKAEGKEVDVGGWGYVSAADGGNFDEGSVTITALQGLRAARNAGIPVPKENIDKAVNYLEACTTPDGGIIYNYLGGAAGRGQGQAPLTAAAICCGFSAGQYKTELPKRWIQYCKDHETTFLSTTRQAHHEYQMYYFGQAMYALGNDRYGEMFPDQKDRDKWLGWERFKTAHFQQLLAAQDRTSGAWMQGDVGPVFVTSVNLCLLQLDKGILPIYQR, from the coding sequence ATGCCACGCAATTGGTTGCGCGTGATCCTGGCCGTGTGCGTCGCAAGTAGCGTGCTCGCGTCCCAGCCGGCCCGAGCCGACGAGAAGAAAGACAAGGAACAAAAGAAGGCGATCGACACGGCGGTCGAGCGAGGGCTCGAGTACCTGAAGAAAACTCAGGCGCAAGACGGTCACTGGGAAGTAGCGGGCGGCCAGTACCCGACCTCAATGACCGCACTGGCGGGCATGGCGTTCCTCATGGAAGGCAGCACACTCAAGGAAGGGAAATACTCGGACCAAGTGAAGAAGGCCGTCGACTGGTTCCTGGCGCCTTCCCGTCAGCAGGCCAATGGCATGCTCGGCGACACTCGCAATCCCACAGAGTCCGTGCGTTACATGTACGGCCAAGGGTTCGGGACGATGTTTCTGGCGAGTGTGTACGGCGAGGAAGAGGATAAAGAACAGCGCGAGAAACTGGAGAAGCTCCTGAAGAAGGCCGTGGAGTTCATCTGCAAGGCTCAAACCCTCAAAAAGTTCCGCAAGGCCGAGGGCAAAGAGGTGGATGTCGGCGGGTGGGGGTACGTGAGCGCGGCCGACGGCGGGAACTTCGACGAGGGGTCCGTGACGATCACCGCACTCCAGGGCCTGCGTGCGGCCCGGAACGCGGGGATTCCGGTTCCCAAGGAGAACATCGACAAGGCCGTGAACTACCTCGAAGCTTGCACCACCCCGGACGGCGGCATCATCTACAACTACCTCGGCGGTGCGGCCGGGCGCGGACAGGGACAGGCGCCGCTAACAGCCGCGGCGATCTGCTGCGGGTTCAGTGCGGGCCAGTACAAGACCGAACTACCCAAGCGCTGGATTCAATACTGCAAGGACCACGAAACCACGTTCCTCTCGACGACGCGCCAGGCCCACCACGAGTACCAGATGTACTACTTCGGCCAGGCCATGTACGCGCTGGGTAACGACCGCTACGGCGAGATGTTCCCGGACCAAAAGGACCGGGACAAATGGCTCGGCTGGGAGCGGTTCAAGACCGCCCACTTTCAGCAGCTCCTGGCCGCTCAGGATCGGACCAGTGGGGCCTGGATGCAGGGCGACGTCGGCCCCGTCTTCGTGACCAGCGTCAACCTGTGCTTACTCCAGTTGGACAAAGGGATTCTGCCCATCTACCAGCGCTAG
- a CDS encoding Dabb family protein, producing MLRLLVAAALVACCVAPASAEDKKPPMIGHMVYFKLKDNTPENRKKLVAACEKYLSEHPGTVFFSAGEIGDEFKRDVNDRDWDVALHLVFVDKAAHDKYAVDKEHLKFIDENKANWAKVRVFDSELRSYKTSKK from the coding sequence ATGTTGCGCCTGTTAGTCGCCGCCGCTCTCGTTGCCTGCTGCGTCGCACCGGCTTCCGCCGAAGACAAGAAGCCGCCGATGATCGGTCACATGGTGTACTTCAAGCTCAAGGACAACACGCCGGAGAACCGCAAGAAGCTGGTAGCGGCGTGCGAGAAGTACCTGTCTGAGCACCCGGGCACGGTGTTCTTCTCGGCGGGCGAGATCGGCGACGAGTTCAAGCGCGACGTGAACGACCGCGACTGGGACGTGGCGCTGCACCTGGTGTTCGTGGACAAGGCCGCCCACGACAAGTACGCGGTGGACAAGGAGCACCTGAAGTTCATCGACGAGAACAAGGCGAACTGGGCGAAGGTACGGGTGTTCGACTCGGAACTGCGCAGCTACAAGACCAGCAAAAAGTAA